A window of the Candidatus Eisenbacteria bacterium genome harbors these coding sequences:
- a CDS encoding prepilin-type N-terminal cleavage/methylation domain-containing protein, whose protein sequence is MFKIHRKLTGLSRGFTLVETMVVLLIMAVVLGTALPNFVDHQRRNKVETSAENLAARLKLARQKAIARRTKYRLTLNTVSGTYQLDRRETGGAWVADPPEVFILPDGIQMEAELGAEASNLDIILGPQGTVDSIDVPATIHFISEDDTLTVSVVRTGRIRVIRGS, encoded by the coding sequence ATGTTTAAGATTCACAGAAAACTAACAGGGTTGTCCCGAGGCTTCACGCTGGTGGAGACGATGGTGGTTCTGCTGATCATGGCCGTAGTTCTTGGCACGGCTTTGCCGAATTTCGTCGATCACCAGAGAAGAAACAAGGTAGAAACAAGCGCTGAAAATCTGGCCGCCCGATTAAAACTGGCGCGACAAAAGGCGATCGCCCGCCGCACCAAGTATCGCCTCACCTTGAATACTGTATCCGGCACCTACCAATTGGATCGCCGTGAGACGGGTGGCGCCTGGGTCGCTGATCCGCCGGAAGTCTTCATACTTCCTGACGGCATACAGATGGAAGCTGAACTTGGAGCCGAGGCATCTAATTTAGATATAATTTTGGGGCCACAGGGTACTGTCGATTCCATTGATGTCCCCGCCACCATCCATTTCATTTCAGAAGATGACACCCTCACCGTCTCTGTGGTCCGCACGGGCCGGATCCGGGTCATTCGAGGCTCGTGA